One part of the Anopheles coustani chromosome 2, idAnoCousDA_361_x.2, whole genome shotgun sequence genome encodes these proteins:
- the LOC131267334 gene encoding breast cancer type 2 susceptibility protein homolog, protein MEEVPPSPEVVKRKKTRRKHGSSFARLSFQNTSSNTEIKHSHDKVPVESTKPEEKPEDRESSTQTIKSTSRVPKLSEIYFDDNSEEIQTVKGNPLASAILLEKANAIASPIRVPSAEFIAAENEEFLSVAELAKRNIDQLKDAGRTNAKKNAANYSFTQLDLDSQMINIFEAAELLACSAVEDQSKPLESAVPDEAVSDARMLSNVVMETRPENIASSIEPDPICQRNIVETILHDFEEDVGVSWEIDFSKIQPESVRQRLLQLQDYIASPPKSVKKNSVCRSYGNRKRDSMKNSVVRRLSYETDCSSRVEQPLSDDESVTHSEKTVADSDEDISMDGVALNESVLIQANLTQLSAFFSQAIVSRSESEDQPKEENREDTSLDREPPFYGFTSEPSSPISLAPDEPSSPRVLRFEFKPFEDSSDDNLQSVDNDAVTAPAQKCPHIEQLLDDDEDFLMLAHSTEEKDRTDRTTSPRGVINNEIKIPLNVGSSTARDGSIKVSDAALIKAGAMFAEEEAKMLHENEERFGSETSSTNRGQRAESTLEVQFNKLPTAHIDGCQQQIPSVAGFSTAGGISIAISAEALAKARSLFDEAEVSELDHITSLEEAKRKLKTATGTKENPVPNVPSFTGGFSTAGGSKISVSKKALEKARALFDEEEAKLHDQGSSTISCDPPFTGGFSTAGGSTIAVSKKALARAQNIFDEEESKMGKENFSGNALPLGAGLNKALGSKTIQERAQNMVKKEETKAQDIGSPFVSSDPPFVAGFSTAGGSTISVSKQALDRARTLFAENEAQIENQHVTIQRERENDPPPPMVCGFSNAAGKSLHVSELALAKARLMFEQVEQELERDQNLSLPNNNERKRKALSSQEEPTTPTKRPRMHHLQSVAVATFQTSTPASVLAKPTRSSNSNINAPAPFLAGQEVDNFFAELDDEEFVELFCNEENRPPAQEEGVKRQTKLLTKFEQCADEETTVNTSTSHWDDSFTELLPKLASDGQRKQSSSPPEDVQRQRREALQKQVEYVDSKPEEKCRRRVSTFCSKKLQPDRVGLEQFVGVGIRPTLGAVMNAGTSVTMNNVMTFRFSMIDYYGEALCNSNTTGIPIGSDGEAVLLMDHHSTVGVEEMRLCFLASLGIDPRLVPSGWVENGWRWIVTKLSALERNLNDHFAGVLTPENVFNQLQYRYHIEIDCARRPPLKKVLEKDDIPSRRMVLFVSNVFPTDGTMVDRELELSDGWYAVRTVIDSPLAAAVRQGKITIGTKLMVQGGELLNHKDGCSPLEVPPEVRLKIHTNATRRVRWPVKLGYYRCPMPFLTPCSAIVDRGGLISRLRAMVVRVYPLVYVEKSSSESRGSVLRSERMQQRHSRRNDASQLDSLHKLYNQIQQEIESERRTANTSSRNVRVTESTPCSQLQKLLEGGLDVSFLDMELTLSQQAVIQRFQQQRQEELEQEINRRVKSQMDKRSGRSSVTSLLKVRLMDRVKPDRAFVLSIWRPSDDVRFTMQEQNYLEATNITANGCKNNDVQLTAHKSSTYRTLPNPGEVSNALVRFNRAITPIASIDPPSFRPAFSEFDTIGVVVHVGSVDSKKFQSIYLADTAMELLCVNFWHGLAEYAYDDVVHERTILCVANLQWRTIGRQNQAIPQSFATEYTTFTENPRSGPQRAEWDRFQLQLDAIDADEFFQRCQEKVRELKDTVGGIGTLATATTGSFSTPNAQRSMSRMLLAQHSTPLGAGGGGSLAQRKIETLSTIYGSPPKLSPIVIRSNPILRKGFKTPARLDDGHSGSPASKN, encoded by the exons ATGGAAGAAGTACCACCTAGTCCCGAAGTTGTGAAACGTAAAAAAACTCGCCGTAAACATGGATCTTCCTTCGCCCGGCTATCTTTCCAAAACACATCGTCCAACACCGAGATCAAACATTCGCATGATAAGGTGCCGGTCGAATCTACCAAACCGGAAGAAAAACCGGAGGATAGAGAAAGCAGTACGCAAACAATCAAATCGACCAGTCGGGTACCGAAATTGTCGGAAATTTATTTTGACGATAACAGCGAGGAAATACAAACGGTGAAAGGAAACCCATTAGCTTCGGCCATTCTTCTCGAGAAAGCAAATGCCATCGCCTCGCCAATTAGAGTGCCATCAGCTGAATTCATTGCTGCCGAGAATGAGGAGTTTCTTTCCGTCGCTGAGCTTGCCAAACGGAACATCGATCAACTGAAAGATGCTGGAAGGACTAATGCCAAAAAGAATGCAGCTAATTATAGCTTTACCCAGTTGGATCTGGACTCTCAAATGATTAATATTTTCGAGGCTGCTGAACTGTTAGCATGTTCTGCAGTAGAAGATCAATCGAAACCTCTCGAAAGCGCGGTGCCAGATGAAGCGGTATCTGATGCGAGAATGCTGTCAAATGTTGTAATGGAAACTCGCCCGGAAAACATTGCTTCAAGCATCGAACCAG ACCCTATTTGTCAGCGTAACATAGTTGAGACAATACTACACGATTTCGAGGAAGATGTTGGGGTCTCGTGGGAGATCGATTTTTCCAAGATACAGCCGGAAAGCGTACGCCAGCGGCTTCTACAACTGCAGGACTACATCGCAAGTCCTCCAAAGTCAGTGAAAAAGAATTCAGTCTGTCGATCATACGGGAACCGGAAGCGCGATTCCATGAAGAACTCTGTAGTGCGTCGACTAAGCTACGAAACGGATTGTTCATCCAGGGTCGAACAACCATTATCCGACGACGAATCTGTGACCCATTCCGAAAAAACCGTCGCCGACAGTGATGAGGACATCTCAATGGACGGTGTGGCGCTGAACGAAAGTGTCCTTATCCAGGCAAACCTAACGCAATTATCAGCCTTCTTTTCGCAAGCCATCGTCAGCCGGTCCGAGAGTGAAGATCAACCGAAGGAAGAGAATCGCGAGGATACCTCATTAGATCGGGAGCCTCCGTTTTATGGATTCACGTCCGAACCGTCGTCTCCGATTTCACTCGCTCCGGACGAACCATCTTCACCGAGAGTTTTGAGGTTTGAATTCAAACCGTTCGAGGATTCTAGTGACGATAATTTACAGTCGGTGGACAATGATGCCGTTACGGCACCGGCCCAGAAATGTCCTCATATCGAGCAACTGCttgacgatgatgaagatTTTCTTATGTTGGCTCATTCAACCGAGGAGAAAGATCGCACCGACAGAACTACAAGCCCTCGTGGGGTTATTAAtaacgaaattaaaattccatTGAACGTAGGTTCCAGCACCGCCAGAGATGGCTCGATAAAAGTGTCCGATGCGGCGTTGATCAAAGCTGGGGCAATGTTTGCCGAAGAGGAGGCAAAAATGTTACATGAAAATGAGGAGAGATTCGGGTCGGAAACATCTTCCACAAACCGAGGACAAAGAGCCGAATCAACTTTAGAAGTGCAATTCAACAAATTACCAACGGCTCATATTGATGGTTGCCAACAACAAATACCTTCGGTGGCCGGGTTTAGTACTGCCGGAGGAATATCGATCGCAATATCTGCGGAAGCTCTCGCAAAAGCACGATCACTATTTGATGAAGCAGAGGTGAGCGAGCTCGATCACATCACAAGCTTAGAGGAAGCCAAAAGAAAACTTAAGACAGCAACGGGTACCAAGGAGAACCCTGTTCCCAATGTCCCGTCCTTTACCGGAGGCTTCAGCACAGCCGGTGGAAGTAAGATCAGCGTTTCAAAGAAGGCTTTAGAAAAAGCACGTGCATTATTTGATGAAGAGGAAGCGAAACTGCACGATCAAGGATCGTCGAccatttcctgcgatccaCCATTCACAGGAGGTTTTAGTACGGCCGGTGGAAGCACAATCGCAGTCTCGAAGAAAGCCCTCGCAAGGGCGCAGAATATTTTCGACGAAGAAGAATCGAAAATGGGTAAAGAAAATTTCTCCGGAAATGCGCTACCATTGGGTGCAGGATTAAATAAAGCTCTTGGAAGTAAAACTATTCAAGAAAGAGCACAAAATATGGttaaaaaagaggaaactAAAGCACAAGATATAGGATCACCGTTTGTTTCTAGTGATCCTCCATTCGTGGCAGGTTTTAGTACCGCGGGAGGAAGTACAATATCAGTATCGAAACAAGCATTGGACAGAGCAAGAACATTGTTTGCCGAAAATGAAGCacaaatcgaaaatcagcatgtAACAATACAAAGGGAACGAGAAAATGATCCACCTCCTCCGATGGTATGTGGATTTTCCAACGCTGCTGGAAAAAGCCTGCATGTGTCGGAGTTAGCTCTCGCCAAAGCGAGACTTATGTTCGAGCAGGTCGAACAGGAACTCGAACGAGACCAAAATCTTTCGCTACCGaacaacaacgaaagaaaacggaaagctTTATCGTCACAGGAGGAACCAACGACGCCCACGAAACGTCCCCGCATGCACCACCTCCagtcggtggcggtggcaaCGTTTCAAACGAGTACACCGGCATCGGTGCTCGCTAAACCGACGCGTTCCTCCAATTCCAACATCAATGCACCGGCCCCATTCCTAGCTGGCCAAGAGGTGGATAATTTTTTTGCCGAATTAGATGACGAAGAGTTTGTGGAGCTTTTTTGCAATGAAGAAAACCGTCCCCCAGCCCAAGAGGAAGGCGTGAAGAGGCAAACTAAACTGTTAACAAAGTTTGAACAGTGTGCCGACGAAGAAACGACGGTCAATACTTCCACGTCGCACTGGGACGATAGTTTTACCGAACTCCTGCCGAAACTGGCATCGGACGGGCAGCGGAAGCAATCCTCCTCGCCGCCGGAAGACGTTCAGCGTCAGCGAAGGGAAGCGTTGCAGAAACAGGTGGAGTATGTCGATAGTAAACCGGAGGAAAAGTGTCGTCGTAGGGTATCAACGTTCTGCAGCAAGAAGTTACAACCCGATCGGGTTGGTTTGGAACAGTTTGTCGGGGTCGGAATTCGACCAACGCTGGGAGCGGTGATGAATGCTGGCACGAGCGTAACAATGAACAACGTTATGACGTTTCGATTCAGCATGATCGATTACTATGG CGAAGCTTTGTGCAATAGTAATACCACGGGGATCCCTATCGGTTCCGATGGGGAAGCCGTCCTGCTGATGGACCATCACTCAACAGTCGGTGTGGAAGAGATGAGACTGTGTTTTCTCGCCTCGCTCGGCATCGACCCACGGCTCGTGCCCTCCGGTTGGGTAGAGAACGGTTGGCGTTGGATCGTCACCAAGCTGAGCGCGCTGGAGCGAAATTTAAACGATCACTTCGCCGGTGTCCTAACTCCGGAGAACGTGTTTAATCAGTTACAATATCGTTATCACATCGAGATCGATTGCGCTCGCCGGCCACCGCTGAAAAAGGTGCTGGAAAAGGACGATATTCCCAGCCGCCGGATGGTGCTGTTCGTGTCGAACGTTTTCCCCACCGACGGTACCATGGTGGATCGGGAGTTGGAACTTTCCGACGGTTGGTACGCCGTCCGTACGGTGATTGACTCCCCACTGGCTGCCGCCGTTCGCCAAGGGAAGATAACGATCGGCACCAAGCTGATGGTCCAGGGCGGGGAATTGCTGAACCACAAGGATGGATGTTCGCCACTGGAAGTGCCACCGGAGGTCCGGCTGAAGATCCATACGAACGCAACCCGGCGCGTTCGGTGGCCGGTGAAGTTGGGTTACTACCGGTGCCCGATGCCGTTCCTTACGCCGTGCAGTGCGATCGTCGATCGGGGTGGTTTGATTAGTCGTCTACGGGCGATGGTGGTACGCGTGTACCCGCTGGTTTACGTGGAGAAGTCCTCCAGCGAATCGCGTGGCTCCGTTCTACGCTCGGAGCGAATGCAGCAGCGGCACAGTAGAAGGAACGACGCAAGCCAGTTGGACAGTCTACACAAGCTGTACAACCAGATACAGCAGGAAATTGAAAGCGAGCGACGGACCGCCAACACGTCGAGCCGGAATGTTCGCGTGACGGAGAGTACACCTTGTTCTCAGCTGCAGAAATTGCTGGAAGGTGGACTCGACGTTTCCTTTCTCGAT ATGGAACTCACCCTTTCGCAACAAGCCGTAATACAACGGTTCCAGCAGCAGCGTCAGGAAGAGCTAGAGCAGGAGATCAACCGGCGGGTGAAGTCACAGATGGATAAGCGCTCCGGTCGTTCTTCGGTGACTTCTTTGCTGAAGGTTCGCTTGATGGATCGCGTGAAACCGGATCGGGCTTTCGTGCTGTCCATCTGGCGTCCATCGGACGACGTACGGTTTACGATGCAGGAGCAAAACTACCTCGAAGCAACCAACATCACCGCAAACGGATGCAAGAACAACGATGTCCAGCTGACCGCACATAAAAGCAGCACTTACAGAACGTTGCCAAACCCCGGGGAGGTTTCGAACGCACTTGTAAGGTTCAACCGTGCCATCACTCCGATCGCCAGCATCGATCCACCATCGTTCCGTCCAGCGTTTAGCGAGTTCGACACGATCGGTGTGGTGGTACACGTCGGCAGCGTGGACTCGAAAAAGTTCCAATCCATCTACCTCGCCGACACGGCCATGGAGTTGCTGTGCGTGAACTTTTGGCATGGGCTGGCCGAGTACGCGTACGACGATGTGGTACACGAGCGGACCATTCTGTGCGTGGCGAACCTGCAGTGGCGTACGATCGGTCGGCAAAACCAAGCGATTCCACAATCGTTCGCCACCGAGTACACGACGTTCACAGAAAATCCACGCTCCGGGCCGCAGCGGGCCGAATGGGACCGCTTTCAGCTGCAGCTGGATGCGATCGATGCGGATGAGTTTTTCCAACGCTGCCAGGAGAAGGTACGTGAGCTGAAGGACACCGTCGGGGGCATCGGTACACTGGCGACGGCGACGACCGGGAGCTTTTCAACGCCAAACGCCCAGCGCTCGATGTCACGGATGCTTCTAGCGCAACATTCCACCCCCCTCGGAGCTGGTGGCGGGGGAAGCCTGGCGCAGCGTAAGATTGAAACACTGTCCACGATTTACGGCAGCCCGCCCAAACTTTCACCGATTGTGATACGTTCGAATCCGATCCTACGTAAAGGATTTAAAACACCAGCCCGGCTGGATGACGGCCATTCCGGTTCACCGGCGTCAAAAAACTGA